GACTGCGATATCTATTTCCCCTGCAAGCATGACATCATCCAGTTCCCGGACAAAAGCCCCGACTCCTCCGGATACGGCGTGCAGAGGGCGGTCAGTAAACCGGTCACCGCTGGTTTTTATAATCTTAATACTGGTTTCAACGCCTTTTTCTTTAAGGAGGCGTGCAACATTCTCGGTCTGGGCAAGCGCAAGCTGGCTGCCCCGGGTACCTATTATCATGTGGAATCCTCAAACGTTTTAAAACATAAATCTGAAAGACAAATCCTCAGGAACGTAAGCCCTCAGAGATTTTCCGAATAAGCTTCAAGGGTCTTTTCAATATCCTCGTCACTGTGGACTGCTGATATGAAGTTGGTCTCAAACTGTGAAGGAGGCAGGAAAACCCCGCTTGCAAGCATCCTGTGGAAGAAAGCAAGGTAACCCTCTTTATCACACTTCAGGACTTCCTGGTAATTATGCGGCTCGTCCCCGAAGAAGATCTTGAACATGGAAGCTATTCCGCATACGTGGTAGTCAAGCCCTTCGTCCTCAACGATTTCCGAAAGTGCAGCCCTCATATAATCGCCGGCTGAATTTAGCTTTGCATGAATATTTTCCTCATTCAGGTAATCGACCATGGCAATGCCAGCAGCCACTGAACATGGGCTACCGCTGAATGTACCTGCCTGATAAACAGCTCCGGAAGGTGCAATCATTTCCATAATTTCACGCTTTCCTCCGAAGACACCGATTGGAAGACCTCCGCCCACAATCTTTCCAAGAGTGGTCATGTCAGGCACGACTCCGAAATATTCCTGTGCCCCGCCCATAGCAAGCCTGAAACCGGTAATAACTTCATCGAAAATGAGAAGTACATCGTTTTCTTCCGTGAGTTTCCTGAGCTCTTCGAGGTATCCCGGAAGTGGCAGCACAGGGCCTATATTTCCGAGTACAGGTTCTATGATCACTGCTGCAAGGTCGTCCCTGTTCTTTTCCACAAGCGAGGTCATCGTCTCAATATCATTATAAGGAGCCTGCAGGGTGTGTTTCGTGAAATCTGCAGGGATGCCCAGAGAATCAGGCTCTCCAAGGGTTGTTGCCCCTGAACCTGCTTTTACGAGCACGGCGTCATGAGCTCCGTGAAACCCGCCTTCAATCTTGATGAATTTGTTCCTGCGCGTAAAGCCGCGTGCGAGGCGGAGGGCACTCATAGTCGCTTCCGTACCTGTAGACACAAAACGGAGCATGTCAATGCTTGGATAGTAGCTTGCAACCTTTTCTGCAAGGGTTACTTCAAGCTCGGTAGGGGTCCCGTAAAGCCATCCCCTGTCAAGCTGCTGCCTGATTGCTTCTTTTATGACAGGATGGTTGTGCCCGAGGATAGCAGGTCCGTAGGCAAGGCAGTAGTCAATATATTCGTTTCCGTCAAGGTCCCTTATCTTCGAACCATTAGCAGAAGCGGTATAGAAAGGATAGGGCTTGATAGCTCTTACCGGGCTGCTAACCCCGCCCGGAATAAGGGTTTTTGCTTTCTCATACATCTGTCTGGACTTCTCAAGTGTAATCTCAGATACCATGAACTCTCACCGGATAGATTTGAACGTTTGATAAAGGGGTAAGTGATTAATTTAGTAAGTAAATCAAATTTAAATTGAGTAAGTAAATCAAATTTAAATTGAGTAAGTAAATCAAATCAAAGCGAAGAGGCTCTGGAATTCTTGAATCATAGAGAGCCTCTGGATCTGGATGATTCTCTTTTCTATGCTTCTTAT
This window of the Methanosarcina mazei S-6 genome carries:
- the hemL gene encoding glutamate-1-semialdehyde 2,1-aminomutase; protein product: MVSEITLEKSRQMYEKAKTLIPGGVSSPVRAIKPYPFYTASANGSKIRDLDGNEYIDYCLAYGPAILGHNHPVIKEAIRQQLDRGWLYGTPTELEVTLAEKVASYYPSIDMLRFVSTGTEATMSALRLARGFTRRNKFIKIEGGFHGAHDAVLVKAGSGATTLGEPDSLGIPADFTKHTLQAPYNDIETMTSLVEKNRDDLAAVIIEPVLGNIGPVLPLPGYLEELRKLTEENDVLLIFDEVITGFRLAMGGAQEYFGVVPDMTTLGKIVGGGLPIGVFGGKREIMEMIAPSGAVYQAGTFSGSPCSVAAGIAMVDYLNEENIHAKLNSAGDYMRAALSEIVEDEGLDYHVCGIASMFKIFFGDEPHNYQEVLKCDKEGYLAFFHRMLASGVFLPPSQFETNFISAVHSDEDIEKTLEAYSENL